The segment TGGCAGAGGCCCAGGAGAGGAGAAGCCTGGCCTTTCTGGCATGGGGCACGGATATGTGGAGGTGTGACCATGCAGACAAGTGCCGTTTTGCGAGCCTCCCACCACTgactctctctttctcttgttttttccagaaatacagCTCCTCCCAGTTCAGGTGAGTGATGGGATGGAACCAGCGGGGacagcagcacctctgcacCTCTGGGCTAAAGAGCCCAGGCCAGTGGGTACCTCAGCATTGCTGGGGCAATCTAGCATGGACACGCTGCCCTGCTCACTTCCGTGGGCATTGCTGTCGTGACGGAGGGCCACGGCCAGAGCCATGCATGCAGCCCCAGAAGAGGGCAAGAGCAGCTGTGGAGATGCCAGTGGCTCCATCATACGTAGCAGAAGGTGAGAAGAGGCCACACACCCATCAACTGTGTCATGGCTGCCCATGTCTTTCCAGGTCAGAGcttcccagcctgctcccaggTGATGGCATCTTTAGCCCCATTTCCTTCAAGCCGTGTTTCCACCAAGATGATATCAAGATGACCGTTTGGAAGCGGCTGCACCGCCACGTCCTGCCAGGTACCAACCTCCCCAGCTGGCATCACACTGGGAGCCCTGGCTCACTGGCACAtgctgctgggacaggctgcccagctggCACCCCACCGCCCTGGCCTCTGACTTGCTCTCCAGTTGTGCTCTTCTCACCTCCGGGAGAGCTCCTGGAGCAGTGGCTGGCCCAGCATCTCATGCTGCTAGCAGCCTGCTCTCGTGTAACACTTTGGCTGCTTAAAgttcagcagcaccagcccaTCTGGCCGTGCCAGCTCTCAGGGCAGAGTCAGCGTCACCTGGAGCCACAGCCCTACCTGCTAGCGTGGCTGGAGGCCGACTGCTTTCCTTTTAGCTCCAGAGATGCTGAAACTGGACCCGGTGACAGCGCATCCCCTCCTGGAACTCTTCAAGGGTGACACAGTGGTGCAGTGTGGGCTCTACCAGCGCCGGGACAGCAACCCCAAGCGTTTTGACTCCAGCAACTGCATCCTCACCTGCAAGGGCTTCTCCTGCGGCCAGCACTACTGGGAGGTGATAGTGGGCACCCGCAACCACTGGCGCGTGGGCATCATCAAGGGCACGGTCAGCCGCAAAGGGAAGCTCAGCAAGTCTCCCGAGAACGGCGTGTGGCTCATTGGCCTCAAGGAAGGCAAAGTCTACGAGGCCTTCAGCACCCCGCGGGCCACCCTGCCGCTGACCGCCCGGCCGCAGCGCATCGGGATCTACCTGCACTACGAGAGGGGCGAGCTGACCTTCTACAACGCCGACAGCCCCGACGAGCTCAGCCCCATCTACACCTTCCAGGCGGAGTTCCAGGGCCAGCTCTACCCCATCGTGGACCTGTGCTGGCCGGAGCGGGGGCCCTACTCGCCCCCCATcatcctgcccccccccggcgccccccggcgcccccAGGGGCCGTGCCGCCAGCCGGCCCCCGAGGCACCCGCCAAGCCCTAGCGCGGCCGCCGGGcctcccctccgctcccctcccctcccctcccctccgctccgctcccctcccctccgctcccctccgctcccctcccctccgctcccctcccctcccctcccggcccctcggggagcgcggcggcggccccgggcggcCCCGCTCAATAAACGGCGCTGCCCGAGCCGCGCTGCGCCCGCTGCGAGCCGCccgcggggcggggcctggGGGTGGGGCCTAGGGGAGGGGCGGGAcctgggctgggggcggggcccggcggtaggggcgggggccggggagtgggcggggccggggggcttACGGGGCGGGGCCagcacggggagggggcggggcctaGGGGGCGGGGCCTACGGGATAGGGGCGGGGCGAGCCGAGGCGTGCGGCAGTGACGTCGGCGGCGGCGCCGGCAGCGCGCGGTGGCGGCCATGTCGCTGTACGGCGCGGCCGCCGCCGTGCTGAGCGCGCTGGAGCGCGGCGAGGGCGGCCTGAGCGGGCTGGTGTACGGCAGCCGCTTCCCGgtgcgcggcggggcggggcggggcggcgcggcggagGGGCCCGGGGGAGGCCGCGGCGCCCGTGACCGCCCGGTGCCGCCCCGCAGCACGCCCGGCAGCTGTACGCGCTGGTGGCCGAGACCCTGCGCTACTCCCCGGTGCTGGAGGCGGTGCTGGACGGCGCCGCGCTGCTGCGGGCCGAGAGGAGGCTGCCGCTGCCGCTGGCCAAGGTgaggggccgcggggggggggcgcgggcccgggcccgggcgCGGGGCCGTGCGGCGCTGACGGCTGCCCGCAGGTGCTGGTGTACGACCTGCTCTTCGGCAAGGGCCTCAAGTGCGGGGGCCGCTGGAAGGCGCTGCTCCGGCGGCACCGGGCGCGGCTAGAGGCCGAGCTGGCCCGGCTGAAGGTGCGGCGCGGGGTGAGCCGCAACGAGGAGCTGCTGGCGGCCGCCCCGGGAGCCGGCCCCGGAGGTGAGCGGGCCGGGGGCTGGGCGCTCCCcgcggcgccggggccggggccggggtcGGGGCCGGGTGCgatttcccttccccccccgtgctccccagccccgcgggtCCCCCGCTACGTCCGGGTCAACACCCTGAAGGCGCGCGTGGACGACGTGGTGGACTTCTTCAAGCGCCAGGGCTACTCCTTCCTGGGCAAGGCAGGCAGGTGAGTGatcccctgccccagcctgcagctcgGCGGGGCGCTGGCGGGCGGGCAGCGAGCTCCTGCGGGATGAAGGCTGGTGAGCGATGGAGGGGCGATGCCGCTGCGCACAGTGGCTGGGTCAGGGTCTCCGCTGCCACGGTCCCCGCTCCTACCTTCCGCCTCTCTGGGCGCTGCCTGGAGCtgaagcagagggagaggaggtgtGGGATGAAGGGGTTTCTGTGCCTGGGCTCTGGGGGGGTTCTGATTTTGGGCACGGTGGAGCAGGACAGCGCTCATTCTCTTTCCTTGTGGACAGCATGGAGGAGCTGAGGACCCTGtctgggaagaaattcttactGGATCTTCAtctcccagagctgctggtcTTCCCTCCACAGACTGACTTCCATGACAACCGTCTCTATACGTCAGGACACATCATTCTGCAGGACAAGGTCAGAGAGCTGGAGAGCAGGAGGCGGCAGTGCAGGGGTGGGAAAACCACTGGCAGGAGTGTAGGCTGTCTTTTCCCCCCAAGGTCTGGACTTGgggctgctttgctgcagcactTGAATGAAACAGAAACCCTGAGCGCAGCCTGAGTCTGTGGGGTCCCCTCCCAGCTTTGCTTGTTTGTCTGACAAGCAGCTGGGAGGAACATGGCGCTCTGGGTCGTGCAGTGCTGTTCCCACACTGCAGGAAGAGgtttccagcagcagaggtAGGTGCCACGCAGACTTGGCCCCATGTTCCAGTGGTCACCTGTGACCCCCACAGCATCTGATGTGACCTGAGGAGGGGCCAAGGGCAGCTTGTGCACAAGGTGCATGCAGTCTGCACCTTTCGGGGTGGCTTGTCCTCCTGCAGgccagctgcctccctgccttcctgctcAGCCCCGTTGCCAGCTCCTACGTGATTGATGCCTGTGCTGCCCCTGGGAACAAGACCAGCCACCTGGCTGCCATCCTGAAGAACAAGGGGTGAGTGCAGGCTGGTGTGTGGCAGGGCCCAGAGGGACTGAGAGTGGTCACAGTTGTGAGAATGTGGCAGGGCTGAGGTGGGAAGAGCTACAGACTGTAACCTTACCTGCTGACTCAGGCTGACACTCCCTTCTCCCGAGGTGGGCTGGGGATCTGATGATGTTGGGTCATTGGGAATGCCTGAGGGGACATGGAATCATAGAGGGTCATGCCCCAGCTGCTGACTTGGCGCTCTGCCCTGTACACCTATGTGGGAGAGCAGCTTCTGAGCTCTGGCTGCCCTGCAGATAGGTGTTTAGGGTTGCTGGTgccagctgggcagcctgctgtggtGAGCGCGGCCCTGGGACCAGGCAGGGTGTTCCAGCTTCTCTTGGGTGCTGGGCTCTACTTTCAGACAGATTTTTGCCTTTGATATGGACGCCAAACGCCTGGCCACCATGAACACCATGCTGATGCGAGCCGGTGTCACCAGCTTCAAGCTGGCCCAGCAGGACTTCCTGACGGTTGATCCCCAGGACCCTAAGTACAGCAAAGTGACCTATATCCTGCTGGACCCGTCATGCAGTGGCTCAGGTAACGTGCAGGCTTGAGCCATCCCATCTGCCAAAGGCAGCAGGCTTAAGCAGGGCTTTTGGTGGGTGACTGCCGCTCTCTCTGCAGGGATGGTGAACCGGCTGCCAGTGGAGGAAGCTGCCCCAAGTGCAGAGCGGCTGCAGGCACTGGCTGGCTTCCAGCGCAAAGTCTTAAGCCATGCACTGAGCTTCCCGGCGGTCCAGCGCCTGGCCTACTCCACCTGCTCAGTGCACCGGGAAGAGAATGAGGATGTGGTGCAGGCAGTGCTCCAGGAACAGGGCTCGGCCTTCAGGTGCGCTTGTTTTGGGAAGTGATGGGGAAGGACAGAACACAGGAGGCCAGGAGGCTGTTGCCTCAgcagctgttctgctgctttgggTCAGCGTTGTCCCTTGTGCCATGCTGTAGGCTAGTGAACGTGTTCCCATCCTGGCCCTGCCGAGGACTTGCTACCTTCCCTGGGGCCGAGTGCTGCCTCCGTGCCTCTCCTGCAGCCACACTCACTCAGGGCTTCTTTGTGGCTGTCCTGGAGCGCTGCAGGGACCAGACTGCTGTCCCCAGGTAGGTGGTGGGAGGGGTGTAACTGGGCCCAGGGCTGCCTGGGTACCTTGGATGCCTTCCTCgtgtgaggaggaaggcagaagggTTGGCTGCCCTGAGTGCTGGAGAAGGCAGGAACCACGGACTATCTTTGCTCTTGTCACAGCTCcttgcctgcagcagctgaggaaagtCTGCAGCAAGGCGAggaagcagagccaggagcagctcctcccaagaagaggagaaggaaaaagcagcgGGTAAAGACATGAAGTAACTTCCTCAGAGCATGCAG is part of the Cygnus atratus isolate AKBS03 ecotype Queensland, Australia chromosome 20, CAtr_DNAZoo_HiC_assembly, whole genome shotgun sequence genome and harbors:
- the NSUN5 gene encoding 28S rRNA (cytosine-C(5))-methyltransferase, which encodes MSLYGAAAAVLSALERGEGGLSGLVYGSRFPHARQLYALVAETLRYSPVLEAVLDGAALLRAERRLPLPLAKVLVYDLLFGKGLKCGGRWKALLRRHRARLEAELARLKVRRGVSRNEELLAAAPGAGPGAPRVPRYVRVNTLKARVDDVVDFFKRQGYSFLGKAGSMEELRTLSGKKFLLDLHLPELLVFPPQTDFHDNRLYTSGHIILQDKASCLPAFLLSPVASSYVIDACAAPGNKTSHLAAILKNKGQIFAFDMDAKRLATMNTMLMRAGVTSFKLAQQDFLTVDPQDPKYSKVTYILLDPSCSGSGMVNRLPVEEAAPSAERLQALAGFQRKVLSHALSFPAVQRLAYSTCSVHREENEDVVQAVLQEQGSAFRLVNVFPSWPCRGLATFPGAECCLRASPAATLTQGFFVAVLERCRDQTAVPSSLPAAAEESLQQGEEAEPGAAPPKKRRRKKQRVKT
- the TRIM50 gene encoding E3 ubiquitin-protein ligase TRIM50, whose product is MLKGGSMARRMSIDELEDQLLCPICLEVFKEPLMLQCGHSYCKSCVVSLSGELDGQFLCPVCRQTVDCSASPPNVTLARVIEALQSRSEAEPTPESCPTHHNPLSLFCETDQEVICGLCGTIGNHRQHKITPISTTYCRMKEELSALLTDVHRYKRNLDEHFSKLINNKIRIANEADVFKCVIRKEFQELHRYIDEEKATFLESVEGKAAQLITSIESQVKQTSDALQRLKEIHSSLETLGNESQLDFIRKYSSSQFRSELPSLLPGDGIFSPISFKPCFHQDDIKMTVWKRLHRHVLPAPEMLKLDPVTAHPLLELFKGDTVVQCGLYQRRDSNPKRFDSSNCILTCKGFSCGQHYWEVIVGTRNHWRVGIIKGTVSRKGKLSKSPENGVWLIGLKEGKVYEAFSTPRATLPLTARPQRIGIYLHYERGELTFYNADSPDELSPIYTFQAEFQGQLYPIVDLCWPERGPYSPPIILPPPGAPRRPQGPCRQPAPEAPAKP